In one window of Bifidobacterium sp. WK041_4_12 DNA:
- a CDS encoding amino acid ABC transporter substrate-binding protein/permease, with amino-acid sequence MQSGTDARAGSSQNTKLLATIIAIALMIMGLFAGGTQVAQAAEGTQKASNTSTVTEATRKEALKAKGKAFTIATDTTFAPFEFRDGGKLVGIDMDLMNAIAKDQGFTVTIQSLGFNAALQALSSNQADGVIAGMSITDERKQIYDFSDPYFESGIQMAVAKNDSTITSYKDLKGKTVVVKSGSEGESYAKSVAQKYGFSIKSVDQSATMYEMVKSGNASAVFDDYPVLAYGVSQNNGLKTVTKKIPEGSYGFAVNKGKQQALLAAFNVGLQNLKENGRYDKILVKYLGSSASTGSATIKTAAQSSFWQLVKHSFPALMLGLRNTLIITALSFIVAMLLSLIFGLMRVYPNRIVRFIAQIYVAVFRGTPLLVWAFFFYFGIPQLVGHALSNWLWISGLLTLSLNSGSYLTEILRGAIQSVNIGQTEGAQSLGLTYGQTMREIILPQAFKIAMPSVINQLIIMIKDSSLLLTIGFADLLYQAQQLYAANFRVTETLLMVGVLYFVAISLLTLVANWADRKLHRR; translated from the coding sequence ATGCAATCAGGTACAGACGCGCGCGCCGGATCATCACAGAATACAAAACTCCTGGCGACGATAATCGCCATCGCTTTGATGATCATGGGACTATTCGCAGGCGGTACTCAGGTTGCGCAAGCTGCCGAAGGCACCCAGAAGGCCTCGAACACATCGACGGTCACCGAAGCGACGCGCAAGGAAGCTTTGAAGGCCAAGGGCAAGGCGTTCACGATTGCCACCGATACGACCTTTGCACCATTCGAATTCCGAGATGGCGGGAAACTGGTCGGCATCGACATGGACCTGATGAATGCGATAGCCAAGGATCAAGGCTTTACGGTCACCATTCAATCCCTTGGATTCAATGCGGCGTTGCAGGCATTGAGTTCGAATCAGGCCGATGGTGTCATAGCGGGCATGTCCATAACCGACGAGCGCAAGCAGATTTATGACTTCTCTGACCCGTATTTCGAATCAGGAATTCAGATGGCGGTCGCAAAGAATGACAGCACGATCACATCTTATAAGGATCTGAAGGGCAAGACCGTCGTCGTCAAATCCGGCTCAGAGGGCGAAAGCTATGCCAAGTCGGTTGCTCAGAAATATGGCTTCAGCATCAAGTCAGTGGATCAGTCCGCAACCATGTATGAAATGGTGAAGTCAGGAAACGCGTCGGCTGTCTTTGACGACTATCCGGTTCTTGCCTATGGGGTTTCGCAGAACAATGGTCTGAAAACCGTGACGAAGAAAATCCCCGAAGGCTCATATGGCTTCGCCGTCAACAAGGGAAAGCAGCAAGCACTGCTTGCAGCCTTCAACGTCGGCCTGCAGAACCTGAAGGAAAATGGCCGATACGACAAGATTCTCGTGAAATATCTGGGTAGCAGCGCCTCAACAGGCTCCGCGACCATCAAAACCGCTGCACAATCGAGCTTCTGGCAGCTGGTCAAGCATTCATTCCCGGCATTGATGCTTGGTCTGCGCAACACGTTGATCATCACCGCGCTGTCATTCATCGTCGCCATGCTGCTCTCGCTCATCTTTGGGCTCATGCGCGTCTACCCCAATAGAATCGTGCGATTCATCGCGCAGATATATGTTGCAGTGTTCCGCGGCACACCATTGCTGGTCTGGGCATTCTTCTTCTACTTCGGCATTCCGCAGTTGGTCGGACATGCTCTGAGCAATTGGCTGTGGATATCAGGATTGCTCACGCTCTCGCTGAATTCCGGTTCATACCTGACGGAGATTCTGCGTGGCGCGATTCAGTCGGTGAACATCGGCCAGACCGAGGGTGCGCAATCGCTAGGCCTCACATACGGCCAGACCATGCGCGAAATCATTCTTCCTCAGGCGTTCAAGATTGCGATGCCATCGGTCATCAACCAGCTGATCATCATGATCAAGGATTCGTCACTGCTGCTGACCATCGGCTTCGCAGACCTGCTGTATCAGGCGCAACAGCTGTACGCGGCCAACTTCCGCGTCACCGAGACGCTGCTCATGGTTGGCGTGCTGTACTTCGTTGCGATTTCCCTGCTTACCCTCGTGGCAAACTGGGCAGACCGCAAGCTGCACCGCCGTTAG
- a CDS encoding MFS transporter, with protein sequence MKKSLIALALGAFALGAAEFVMMGILPQTAHALNVGIPVAGNFISSYAIGVCVGTLILVFGRKVSPKRLIIFCIALIIVGNLLSALSTSASMLIVSRFIAGLPHGAFFGTATLIAKSVAERGKEAKAVSMMVTGQTLANMLGVPAGSLLAEHLTWRMTFASLCAWAVVTLVLSLVWLPDIPAIKDAGIGGQFAFLRRRAPWLILGAVFFGNAGIFCWWSYVSPWLMKVGGYDSASIPTMMMLAGFGMVIGGLVGGNIADHWRHAGTASIGQILSALGLLLVFLIPGTTLTTAILTFWVSFGLFFVSSPQQILMVDAGKGGGELIGGAAVQVAFNLGNAIGSIIGGIALTTTSGNYHASALSGMPMTLLAVALLIIYSVRHETHTGALERMKLIHLPKVGSKPFNRG encoded by the coding sequence GTGAAGAAGAGTCTTATTGCATTGGCGTTGGGCGCCTTTGCGCTTGGTGCGGCAGAGTTCGTCATGATGGGCATTCTTCCACAGACTGCCCATGCCCTGAACGTCGGCATTCCAGTTGCCGGAAACTTTATTTCGTCGTATGCGATAGGCGTGTGCGTTGGCACCTTGATATTGGTTTTTGGTCGCAAGGTTTCTCCAAAGCGTTTGATTATCTTCTGCATTGCACTCATCATCGTCGGCAATCTGCTTTCAGCATTATCAACGAGCGCGTCAATGCTGATAGTCTCCCGTTTCATAGCGGGTCTTCCGCATGGAGCTTTCTTTGGAACGGCAACTCTGATAGCAAAATCAGTTGCTGAGCGGGGAAAAGAAGCCAAGGCCGTGTCGATGATGGTCACCGGCCAGACGCTCGCCAATATGCTTGGAGTTCCAGCCGGAAGCTTGCTCGCAGAGCATCTGACTTGGCGAATGACGTTCGCCTCGCTCTGCGCTTGGGCGGTTGTGACCTTGGTGCTGTCTCTCGTGTGGCTGCCTGACATTCCGGCCATCAAAGATGCTGGAATCGGCGGTCAGTTCGCCTTCCTCCGTCGCCGTGCGCCTTGGCTGATTCTGGGTGCGGTATTTTTCGGCAACGCCGGTATCTTCTGCTGGTGGAGCTACGTCTCGCCATGGCTCATGAAGGTCGGTGGCTATGATTCCGCATCAATCCCCACGATGATGATGCTGGCTGGATTCGGCATGGTCATCGGAGGCCTTGTGGGAGGTAACATAGCCGATCATTGGCGCCATGCAGGTACGGCCTCGATAGGGCAGATTCTATCTGCCTTGGGACTCTTGCTGGTGTTTCTCATTCCAGGTACCACGCTCACCACGGCGATCTTGACCTTCTGGGTTTCATTCGGTCTCTTCTTCGTCTCCTCTCCCCAGCAGATTCTCATGGTCGATGCGGGGAAAGGCGGCGGCGAACTGATTGGCGGCGCAGCAGTTCAGGTCGCGTTCAATCTTGGCAATGCGATTGGATCAATCATCGGCGGCATCGCCCTTACTACAACTTCAGGCAACTATCACGCATCAGCGCTGTCTGGCATGCCAATGACCCTTCTGGCAGTTGCTCTGCTTATCATCTATTCCGTACGTCATGAGACCCACACCGGTGCCTTGGAACGGATGAAACTCATTCACCTGCCAAAGGTGGGGTCAAAGCCTTTTAACCGTGGGTAG
- a CDS encoding LacI family DNA-binding transcriptional regulator, whose amino-acid sequence MSQHSLGDDVSIANVAAVAGVSTATVSRVLSGRRRKDDDLSRRVRAAAKQLNYSVNYAASALRSAKTNSIGLIVPELNNSLYSSLTQAIEPAVNHAGKQLILGIGSTAAEQEQRIRLVLSHRVDALIIIPVETEFIVPFLETVAKQIPVVQLLSQTYSNKLDWVGISETTVMQIIADHLSTAGARSVAYIGSSTDDLDGMTLFTAFHMQMTVSGLSTYTEWIHFTQESVDSGYRIMQKILSDHSFYPESVICSDGLTAVGVYRACAAAGLSVPEEIKIAVLHDSALCENGTFESVSFTSVQLPWDRIAAEAVTLVAAEQERKSWLPSRRELEPELIIRKSTVVSS is encoded by the coding sequence ATGTCGCAGCATTCGCTTGGCGATGACGTATCAATTGCGAATGTCGCAGCTGTGGCAGGCGTCTCGACAGCCACGGTTTCTCGCGTGCTGTCAGGTCGCCGGCGTAAGGACGATGACCTGAGCAGACGCGTCAGGGCAGCTGCGAAACAGCTGAACTATTCAGTCAACTATGCCGCGAGCGCCTTGCGCAGCGCTAAAACGAACAGTATCGGCCTTATCGTGCCGGAACTGAATAATTCACTGTATTCTTCCCTCACGCAGGCCATTGAACCGGCGGTGAATCATGCGGGCAAACAGCTTATCCTCGGAATCGGATCCACCGCAGCCGAACAGGAACAGCGCATTCGTCTAGTGCTCTCCCATCGGGTGGATGCCCTCATCATCATCCCCGTCGAGACCGAGTTCATCGTGCCTTTTCTTGAAACTGTGGCGAAGCAAATCCCTGTCGTTCAGCTGCTTTCTCAGACCTATTCCAATAAACTCGATTGGGTTGGAATAAGTGAAACCACAGTCATGCAGATCATCGCAGATCATCTCAGCACTGCCGGAGCCAGATCCGTCGCCTATATCGGATCTTCTACGGATGACCTTGATGGCATGACCCTGTTCACTGCGTTCCATATGCAGATGACCGTTTCAGGCCTTTCTACGTATACGGAGTGGATTCATTTCACCCAGGAAAGTGTAGATTCCGGGTACCGAATCATGCAGAAGATTCTATCTGATCACAGCTTCTACCCTGAATCTGTGATCTGTTCCGATGGGTTGACCGCAGTTGGTGTTTACAGGGCGTGTGCAGCAGCAGGACTTAGCGTTCCTGAGGAGATTAAAATTGCAGTCTTACACGATTCCGCGCTGTGCGAGAACGGAACGTTCGAATCTGTTTCATTTACTTCTGTGCAACTGCCATGGGATCGAATCGCAGCAGAGGCGGTGACACTGGTCGCTGCAGAGCAAGAGCGAAAAAGCTGGCTTCCTTCACGAAGAGAATTGGAGCCAGAACTCATTATTAGGAAGTCCACTGTTGTATCCTCATAA
- a CDS encoding HPr family phosphocarrier protein, translating into MPTATRTVEITDPVGIHARPASAFSQAATKSACTVTLAKQPDNAPVDASSVLMIMSLGIKKGDTVEITVNGEDAENKADKLVQILLQH; encoded by the coding sequence ATGCCAACAGCAACACGAACAGTAGAAATAACAGATCCAGTCGGCATTCATGCGCGGCCCGCATCAGCATTTTCTCAGGCTGCGACGAAAAGTGCTTGCACCGTCACGCTTGCGAAACAGCCCGACAATGCACCTGTCGATGCATCCAGCGTATTGATGATTATGAGTCTGGGAATCAAAAAAGGCGACACCGTCGAAATCACCGTCAATGGTGAGGATGCTGAAAACAAAGCCGATAAACTCGTTCAAATTTTGTTGCAGCATTAA
- the ptsP gene encoding phosphoenolpyruvate--protein phosphotransferase has protein sequence MNIQGTGIGRGVAIGPILRVAPALKEPADTARDSQISAEEAEQKIQAALNDVKSQLEQRAEEAAQSSQSSQDSEISDILGALAQMAADPALIDEISKVLKAGKTPERAVFEGFGEFEAKLEALGGYMAERAKDLHDVGQRVIALLTGAAMPGIPESKEPSILLAEDLSPADTASLDSSQVLGIITIQGSPTSHTAILARSRGIVAIVGAQKAGSLHDGDTVILNAAKNVIVLDPDTDDLKEAENQKRQSERARLLRGKPGATKDGVPVALLANVGKPEDADAALEHGAEGVGLFRTEFMFIASSQSPSVEDQTKAYVELLKHFPHRKVVIRMLDAGADKPMEFLTPDDEPNPALGLRGLRTLRAHRQVLDDQLEALARAHEQTDADLWVMAPMVADEHEADFFVKLGRARGIEHVGAMAEIPSIALMADEVAQVADFVSIGTNDLTQYTLAADRTLASVGSYQTAWHPAVLRAIKLIADAGKKHDMPVGVCGEAAADPSLALVLVGLGVTSLSMAPVALDDVRANLAEHTFEEAQQLASRALAGEFYPQRTDE, from the coding sequence ATGAATATACAAGGCACAGGAATCGGACGTGGCGTCGCAATAGGACCCATCCTACGTGTGGCACCAGCACTGAAAGAACCAGCAGACACAGCAAGAGATTCTCAGATAAGTGCTGAGGAAGCTGAGCAGAAAATTCAAGCAGCGCTCAACGATGTCAAGTCACAGCTCGAACAGAGGGCCGAGGAAGCTGCGCAGTCATCACAGTCATCACAGGACAGTGAGATTTCGGACATTCTTGGTGCATTGGCACAAATGGCTGCAGATCCGGCACTTATCGATGAGATTTCCAAGGTTCTGAAAGCCGGTAAAACGCCAGAGCGCGCTGTATTCGAAGGCTTTGGCGAGTTTGAAGCAAAGCTGGAGGCGCTTGGCGGGTATATGGCAGAACGGGCGAAGGACCTTCATGACGTTGGGCAGCGCGTCATTGCCCTGCTCACCGGTGCAGCCATGCCAGGCATTCCCGAAAGCAAGGAACCAAGCATTCTTTTGGCGGAGGATCTCTCACCAGCAGATACGGCTTCCTTGGACTCATCTCAAGTCCTTGGGATTATCACTATTCAGGGAAGCCCGACCAGTCATACCGCGATTCTTGCGCGTTCCCGTGGAATCGTTGCGATTGTTGGAGCGCAGAAGGCAGGCTCTCTGCATGATGGCGATACAGTCATTCTCAATGCCGCAAAGAATGTGATTGTTCTCGATCCAGACACCGATGACTTGAAAGAGGCGGAAAATCAGAAGCGACAGTCTGAGCGCGCACGTTTGCTCAGAGGCAAGCCGGGCGCAACAAAGGATGGTGTCCCTGTTGCCTTGCTGGCGAATGTAGGAAAGCCTGAAGATGCCGATGCCGCGCTTGAGCACGGCGCTGAGGGAGTCGGGCTATTCCGCACTGAGTTCATGTTTATTGCCTCTTCGCAGTCACCCTCTGTGGAAGACCAGACCAAGGCATACGTCGAGCTGCTGAAGCATTTCCCGCATCGCAAGGTCGTTATTCGCATGTTGGATGCTGGCGCTGATAAACCCATGGAGTTTCTGACGCCAGACGACGAGCCAAATCCTGCGCTCGGCTTGCGTGGTCTGAGAACGTTGCGGGCTCATCGTCAGGTGCTTGACGATCAGTTGGAGGCCCTTGCTCGTGCACATGAGCAGACCGATGCGGATCTGTGGGTCATGGCACCGATGGTTGCCGATGAGCATGAAGCTGACTTCTTCGTCAAGCTCGGCAGGGCACGGGGCATCGAACATGTTGGTGCGATGGCAGAGATTCCATCGATTGCATTGATGGCCGACGAAGTGGCACAAGTTGCCGATTTCGTCAGCATCGGCACTAATGATCTGACGCAATACACCTTGGCGGCGGATAGAACCTTGGCATCGGTTGGTTCGTATCAGACGGCTTGGCATCCAGCGGTATTGCGAGCAATCAAGTTGATCGCCGATGCCGGCAAGAAACACGATATGCCGGTTGGCGTATGCGGCGAAGCGGCTGCAGACCCCAGTCTTGCACTGGTTCTTGTTGGGCTGGGCGTGACCTCATTGTCAATGGCACCGGTCGCTCTGGATGATGTGCGCGCGAATCTCGCGGAGCACACCTTCGAAGAGGCGCAGCAGCTTGCTTCGCGTGCTCTTGCCGGAGAGTTCTATCCTCAACGCACGGATGAGTAG
- a CDS encoding PTS sugar transporter subunit IIA, with amino-acid sequence MATDFEQFLPDSAFLIDAEAQDWRDAIRLAGKGLVDSGFTTNAYTDDMIATVEAMGPYIVIAPGLALAHSRPSAAVLHTGLSWVRLSKAVPFGNEANDPVSLVIGLAGRDENEHLQVMSAIARALSNPQASEELRHAATPEAIRAILQR; translated from the coding sequence ATGGCAACTGACTTTGAACAATTCCTGCCGGATTCGGCTTTCCTTATCGATGCAGAGGCGCAGGATTGGAGAGATGCAATCCGCTTGGCGGGCAAGGGTTTGGTGGATTCGGGATTCACCACGAATGCCTACACGGATGACATGATCGCAACGGTGGAAGCAATGGGGCCGTACATCGTTATCGCTCCAGGACTTGCTCTCGCCCATTCGCGACCGTCAGCTGCGGTGCTGCACACCGGCTTGAGCTGGGTGCGCCTATCGAAGGCCGTGCCGTTTGGCAATGAAGCGAACGACCCAGTGTCATTGGTGATTGGATTGGCAGGGCGCGACGAGAATGAGCATCTGCAAGTCATGTCCGCAATTGCACGGGCATTGTCAAATCCTCAGGCGAGTGAGGAGCTGCGACACGCTGCAACGCCAGAGGCAATCAGGGCCATTCTTCAGAGATAA
- a CDS encoding PTS sugar transporter subunit IIB produces the protein MNILCVCGNGIGTSVLLKVNVEQVASDMNMDVNVTTSDAGSAKGTANMSDLVLTSPQLAAELEGVDVPVETIENFMDPDEVKKILEKYAD, from the coding sequence ATGAACATTCTATGTGTTTGTGGCAATGGAATTGGAACGTCTGTCCTTCTCAAAGTCAATGTCGAGCAGGTTGCGTCTGACATGAACATGGACGTGAACGTCACGACTTCTGACGCGGGCAGTGCAAAAGGTACAGCAAACATGAGTGACTTGGTGCTTACGTCGCCACAGTTGGCTGCAGAACTTGAAGGTGTCGATGTTCCTGTCGAAACCATTGAGAACTTCATGGATCCCGATGAAGTCAAGAAGATTTTGGAAAAATACGCCGATTGA
- a CDS encoding PTS ascorbate transporter subunit IIC, translated as MGVIVQVLNFISQEILNVPAYLIGIVAVVGLIALRRSAGQVISGGLKAAMGYLILGAGATVVTAALAPFGQLVLKSTGAHGVVPTNEVITAQASNQYGATSAYIIVLSFVVMLILARFTPLKYVFLTGHHMVFMSTLLAVVLSVGLGSQNQLLVILVGSALMGVVMVVLPSFAQPFMNRITGNDKLAIGHFNTLGYIISGAVGTQVGKKSKSTEDINFPKGLNFLRDSMVSTTLLMVILYFVFSIWGAIVLPAKIAFAIFASGPKDYGAFFMAAFAQALQFGIGVSIILYGVRIILGELVPAFQGIAKKVVPGAKPALDIPIVFPFGANASLIGFLSSFVGGLVALVIIAVWLGPAWGVALILPGMVPHFFDGGGAGVFGNATGGRTGSVIGGFINGMLITFLPAALMTVMGSFGIANSTFGDADFGWFGTIVGNIAHLGPLGGAIGLIVFALILFVAAWIWQVRVVNTGWLPAKEHADFIQSVKDAEKAEQEAKRNARKSAAAEA; from the coding sequence ATGGGCGTTATCGTACAAGTATTGAATTTCATCAGCCAAGAGATACTCAATGTCCCGGCATACCTGATCGGCATCGTTGCCGTAGTCGGGTTGATAGCTCTCAGGAGAAGTGCAGGCCAGGTTATTTCTGGCGGTCTCAAGGCCGCCATGGGCTATCTGATCCTTGGGGCGGGGGCGACGGTTGTCACTGCAGCTCTGGCTCCATTCGGCCAGCTTGTCTTGAAGTCGACCGGGGCACACGGCGTTGTGCCGACTAATGAGGTCATCACGGCTCAAGCGTCGAATCAATATGGCGCAACATCTGCATACATTATTGTGCTCAGCTTTGTCGTGATGCTTATCCTGGCAAGATTCACGCCGTTGAAATATGTGTTCCTCACGGGCCACCATATGGTGTTCATGTCCACATTGCTCGCTGTCGTGCTTTCGGTAGGTTTAGGCTCGCAGAATCAGCTGCTCGTCATTCTCGTCGGATCGGCCTTGATGGGTGTGGTGATGGTGGTTCTGCCTTCATTCGCTCAGCCGTTTATGAACCGTATCACGGGTAACGATAAGCTCGCCATCGGGCATTTCAATACCTTGGGATATATCATTTCAGGTGCGGTTGGAACGCAGGTTGGGAAAAAGTCAAAGTCGACTGAAGACATCAACTTCCCGAAGGGCTTGAACTTCCTTCGCGATTCGATGGTTTCGACGACGCTGCTCATGGTCATCCTGTATTTCGTATTCTCAATCTGGGGCGCGATAGTGCTTCCAGCAAAGATTGCGTTTGCAATATTTGCTTCTGGACCGAAAGATTATGGAGCATTCTTTATGGCTGCCTTTGCCCAGGCCCTTCAGTTCGGAATAGGCGTGAGCATCATCCTTTATGGTGTCCGCATTATTCTTGGCGAGCTTGTTCCAGCGTTTCAGGGTATTGCAAAGAAGGTTGTCCCTGGAGCGAAGCCTGCGCTTGATATTCCTATCGTTTTCCCCTTCGGAGCGAACGCTTCGCTTATTGGATTCTTGTCATCGTTCGTGGGCGGTCTTGTCGCCCTTGTCATCATCGCTGTCTGGCTTGGGCCCGCTTGGGGCGTCGCCCTGATCCTTCCCGGAATGGTTCCTCACTTCTTCGATGGTGGCGGTGCAGGCGTATTCGGCAATGCAACAGGCGGAAGGACTGGTTCGGTCATTGGTGGTTTCATCAACGGCATGCTCATTACCTTCCTGCCAGCCGCACTGATGACAGTTATGGGCAGCTTTGGCATCGCGAATTCCACATTCGGTGATGCAGACTTTGGCTGGTTTGGAACAATCGTCGGCAACATAGCCCACTTGGGTCCGTTGGGCGGTGCTATCGGCCTCATCGTTTTTGCATTGATTCTGTTTGTCGCTGCCTGGATTTGGCAGGTGCGAGTCGTCAACACTGGCTGGCTTCCAGCCAAGGAGCATGCGGACTTCATCCAAAGCGTCAAGGATGCTGAGAAGGCGGAGCAGGAAGCCAAGAGGAATGCCAGAAAGTCTGCAGCTGCAGAGGCATGA
- a CDS encoding dipeptide ABC transporter ATP-binding protein, which translates to MTYDNKRQSQQIDDSVCLNIKNLKVYAGDTEIIHGIDLTIHKGERFGLIGESGSGKSLTCLSIMGLLDSGLRAEGSIELLSEGVDILDLSEKERCALRGNAISMVFQEPMTALNPLMTVGKQISETLTIHGNPLKGKALHAAVTSMLSSVGIAEGSRVFTSYPFQLSGGQRQRVMLAMAMINRPDILLADEPTTALDVTVQQQVIQLMDEQVASAHSSLLFITHDLGVVAGLCDTVAIMRHGYIVEHGPLNEVFAHPQHPYTQALLAAAQLTKDPKTNRLLTLDDIQPEPAGEKEDSNRIMQGISESSTHPKPATLQSNAEQNAVEETRSMEAAHIRRILRKFSPPHECMKNEGQSIIFNRYQPSVHENPPEVVLQVTDLTRQYKSGMALSNKTVNALNGVSFDVHRGEKFGIVGESGCGKSTTLRILAGLDQATSGSVQIQGHEIEGMTTKANAWVHRIVQIVFQDPMSSLDPRMRVWESISEPIVNESRDVRRKRAATMLEAVGMERSALDRFPHQFSGGQRQRIAIARALVTHPDILIADEAVSALDVSVRAQVLNLLSDLADAYAFTLIFVSHDLHVVRNQCDVIAVMHQGHIVECGKSDDIYDHPIHQYTKELISAMPRIETTMDISPTTVPTGDEQ; encoded by the coding sequence ATGACATATGACAATAAACGGCAATCGCAACAGATTGATGATTCCGTGTGCCTGAACATCAAAAATCTCAAAGTCTACGCCGGAGATACGGAAATAATACACGGCATAGACCTGACCATTCATAAAGGTGAGCGGTTCGGTTTAATTGGTGAGTCCGGTTCCGGGAAATCCCTCACCTGCCTGTCAATCATGGGCTTGCTGGATTCTGGCCTTCGTGCAGAGGGCAGCATCGAACTTCTTTCGGAAGGCGTGGATATTCTGGACCTCTCGGAAAAGGAGCGCTGTGCGCTGCGCGGCAATGCCATTTCAATGGTCTTCCAGGAGCCGATGACAGCCCTAAACCCTCTGATGACAGTCGGCAAGCAGATTTCAGAGACCTTGACGATACACGGAAACCCGCTGAAAGGAAAAGCATTGCATGCAGCGGTGACCAGTATGCTCAGCAGTGTTGGAATCGCTGAGGGGTCCAGAGTTTTCACCTCATATCCGTTCCAATTGTCAGGCGGGCAGCGACAGCGTGTCATGCTCGCCATGGCAATGATCAACCGCCCTGACATACTCCTGGCCGATGAACCGACGACCGCACTTGATGTCACCGTTCAGCAACAGGTCATTCAACTCATGGATGAGCAAGTAGCATCAGCCCACTCGTCCCTACTTTTCATCACCCATGATCTGGGTGTAGTTGCAGGACTATGCGATACGGTAGCGATAATGCGGCATGGCTACATAGTCGAACATGGGCCCCTGAACGAGGTTTTCGCCCACCCTCAGCACCCATACACCCAAGCGCTGTTGGCAGCCGCTCAACTTACAAAGGATCCCAAAACCAACAGACTGCTGACACTGGATGACATACAACCCGAGCCTGCTGGAGAGAAAGAGGACAGCAATCGCATAATGCAGGGAATCAGCGAATCTTCTACTCATCCCAAGCCAGCTACACTGCAAAGCAACGCTGAGCAAAACGCTGTCGAAGAGACCAGATCGATGGAAGCTGCACACATACGCCGAATTCTTCGAAAGTTCTCTCCGCCGCATGAATGCATGAAAAATGAAGGACAATCAATCATTTTCAATCGTTATCAACCTTCAGTACATGAGAATCCTCCGGAAGTCGTACTTCAAGTGACAGACTTGACCCGTCAATACAAATCAGGGATGGCGCTTTCCAATAAAACAGTTAATGCGTTGAATGGCGTTTCCTTCGATGTTCACCGTGGAGAGAAGTTTGGCATAGTAGGAGAATCAGGCTGCGGCAAGTCAACGACACTGCGGATTCTCGCGGGTCTTGATCAGGCGACATCAGGCTCTGTCCAAATTCAGGGGCATGAAATAGAAGGCATGACCACAAAGGCAAATGCATGGGTGCATAGAATCGTTCAGATCGTATTCCAGGATCCGATGAGTTCTTTGGATCCCCGCATGCGAGTATGGGAAAGCATCTCAGAACCCATTGTCAATGAGAGTAGGGATGTACGCAGAAAACGCGCTGCAACAATGCTTGAGGCCGTCGGCATGGAACGCTCTGCGCTTGACAGGTTTCCACACCAGTTTTCTGGCGGTCAGCGGCAGCGCATTGCCATCGCCCGCGCCCTTGTGACGCACCCTGACATACTCATCGCCGATGAGGCTGTTTCCGCACTTGATGTTTCCGTGCGAGCGCAAGTGTTGAATCTGTTGTCTGATCTTGCAGACGCATACGCATTCACGCTTATTTTCGTTTCGCACGATTTGCACGTTGTTCGCAACCAATGCGATGTGATTGCGGTTATGCACCAAGGCCACATCGTTGAATGCGGCAAAAGCGACGATATCTATGACCACCCCATCCACCAATACACTAAAGAACTGATCTCTGCCATGCCCAGAATCGAAACCACCATGGATATCTCACCCACAACAGTCCCTACAGGTGATGAGCAATAA